The following are encoded in a window of Hydrogenispora ethanolica genomic DNA:
- a CDS encoding glycosyltransferase, whose amino-acid sequence MVKISACVIVKNEIATIARCLQSVREVVNEMIVVDTGSTDDTVRIAKQIGARVFYFQWRNDFAAARNYALKQAKRDWIIFLDADEYFLAETVPNIRPLLEKLHGNPKIDAVTCLMENTNGVDGSLRGSNPTVRLFRNSREIRYEGKVHESIFRNGRPVRSATAPGRLIVIRHTGYTGKTVPDKIRRNNALLEEELQQGKGRYLTCYYLSDGYWKLGEYEKAIGFAHQAIEREGSFLTMLAYKPYVTLMDSMMKLRTYDEAAIDAVRERAVRKFPRHPEILFHQACFWMKQGRYRSAQQSFLGALEANATIAKIYNLMNEPVKALDHYVKALEQERYNSEALRGLIFRIAAQNPAEVVFLLNRLYHTGDAADLDFLVAELSRFKTKLVLGYYQKIRLERFGRREYGGMVLLSNGQFEKAFQYFAAVFRETGDRDAERLAVGALLLGGDLGWLGQLGPGLNPSWRRLSGAFFGGGAGDSLTEEDFSCYLKLVTDFAGLCGPESLARMVCLGKSFFALVPEEYYFKLGEILVRQELFRQALEVYLQPLQAKSLGADRTGVYYFKAGFCRYKMKDYRGAAEYFAQALDSGYRGKNIQELMEWASQRAAKKPDNVSPQSLGSSCGSRAKDESSMVQPEGTGPEPAATRQRSEAARSSVEDVKRNYKQMLEKLIQLDKIAEAKYMVHEYEKKLPADSEIVCIKAVIAVREGKPDEAGEMILSGLSLEPLNGDLLYNLASVHEIKNKLISAYRIFQRLSKVCGSEISPAVNDKLAEYEKLAVIKEYNQRKKVLIIAYIFPPLGGSGVQRTLKFIKYLREFGWEPIVVTVGEANFYFRDETMLSEIPEDLQILRIHETSAIGSQDVQQLLALYQGVVQDAALMAKYIQELNRSKENFKKFIFLPEQPIVWAKTVLDKIPSEIDFDTIDGIYTTSGPYSDHIVGFYLQQKYGKPWVADFRDEWTNNPYLPNVDKRHIIYKIQRRMEEVIVNNAHKVLSTTELAAENYIKGFRLNREKVVTITNGYDEDDFQAIGIVERERRKFTIVHNGIFYMIRTPETFLQAIRNLIRKKLLPKAEIEIAFTGTDNEEHWKRYVEELNLAEVVTFHGYLSHQDSLTLAAKADLLLLVVGAGESNKAVYTGKVFEYLRLSKPILALSPRGSLVDALIQRTGRGENIDFNDIAGIENYLLRMYRAWREGKIENLPVTHEVKQYERRELTKRLSEILNEIAASNGLSGSAEAAPRESERNDEFYDRIYKTGGWNQTYFKHYSETHYFPMWVQAAEMMKAIPEPNIIDIGCGPGQFAEYLFDQGMTQYRGIDFSVEAIQMAKIRNDRYRQLFRVDNAYTTDIFDTAYNTVVLFEVLEHIEDDLKVLERIREGAQVLFSVPDFYSAGHVRWFDSEIKIIQRYQRLIRIGKISTFAIGLNTRIYLIRGIKN is encoded by the coding sequence GTGGTAAAAATTTCTGCATGCGTCATCGTTAAAAACGAGATCGCGACCATCGCCCGTTGCCTGCAAAGCGTGAGAGAGGTCGTCAATGAGATGATCGTGGTCGATACCGGCTCGACGGATGATACGGTAAGAATCGCCAAGCAGATCGGGGCCAGGGTGTTCTATTTCCAGTGGCGAAACGACTTCGCCGCGGCGCGAAATTACGCATTGAAGCAGGCAAAAAGGGATTGGATTATTTTTTTGGACGCGGATGAGTATTTTCTCGCCGAAACCGTCCCGAATATTCGCCCGCTGCTGGAAAAGCTGCATGGCAATCCAAAGATCGATGCAGTGACCTGTCTGATGGAGAATACGAATGGAGTCGACGGAAGCCTTCGGGGGAGCAATCCGACCGTGAGGCTGTTCCGCAATTCCCGGGAAATCCGTTATGAAGGAAAAGTCCATGAGAGCATTTTCCGCAACGGTCGGCCCGTCCGGTCGGCCACTGCCCCCGGCCGGCTGATCGTCATCCGGCATACCGGATATACCGGGAAAACGGTGCCCGATAAGATCCGGCGCAACAATGCGTTGCTGGAAGAGGAGTTACAGCAGGGGAAGGGGCGCTACCTGACCTGTTATTATCTGAGCGACGGTTACTGGAAACTGGGGGAGTATGAAAAGGCGATCGGTTTTGCCCATCAAGCGATCGAGCGAGAAGGCTCGTTCCTGACGATGCTCGCCTATAAGCCGTATGTGACGCTGATGGACAGCATGATGAAGCTGCGAACCTATGACGAAGCAGCCATCGATGCCGTGCGGGAGCGGGCCGTCCGAAAATTTCCCCGTCATCCGGAGATTCTATTCCACCAAGCCTGTTTTTGGATGAAGCAAGGGCGATACCGAAGCGCGCAGCAATCGTTTCTGGGAGCGTTGGAGGCGAATGCCACCATCGCCAAGATTTACAATTTAATGAATGAGCCCGTCAAAGCCCTGGATCACTATGTTAAGGCCTTGGAGCAAGAGCGATACAACTCCGAAGCGTTGCGGGGCCTAATCTTCCGCATTGCCGCTCAAAATCCAGCGGAGGTGGTTTTCTTGTTGAACCGCCTGTATCATACCGGCGATGCGGCGGATCTTGACTTCTTGGTGGCGGAATTGTCGCGATTCAAAACCAAGCTGGTCCTGGGTTATTATCAGAAAATCCGGCTGGAACGGTTCGGCCGCCGGGAATACGGGGGAATGGTGCTGCTAAGCAACGGCCAGTTTGAGAAGGCCTTTCAATATTTCGCCGCTGTTTTCCGGGAAACCGGCGATCGTGACGCGGAACGCCTGGCAGTGGGAGCGCTGCTGCTCGGCGGGGATCTCGGTTGGCTGGGCCAACTGGGGCCGGGTTTGAATCCTTCATGGCGGAGACTGAGCGGTGCGTTCTTCGGCGGCGGGGCGGGAGATTCGCTGACGGAGGAGGATTTTTCCTGCTATTTGAAGCTAGTAACGGACTTTGCCGGGCTTTGCGGCCCGGAATCCCTGGCGCGGATGGTATGTTTGGGAAAAAGCTTTTTCGCCCTGGTTCCGGAGGAATACTATTTTAAATTAGGCGAGATCCTGGTCCGGCAGGAGCTGTTTCGCCAGGCGCTGGAGGTCTATCTCCAGCCGCTGCAGGCGAAGAGCCTGGGGGCGGATAGAACCGGGGTTTATTATTTCAAGGCCGGTTTTTGCCGCTATAAAATGAAGGATTACCGGGGGGCGGCGGAATATTTCGCCCAGGCGCTGGACTCCGGGTACCGCGGCAAGAATATCCAGGAATTGATGGAGTGGGCTTCGCAACGAGCCGCGAAAAAGCCGGACAACGTCAGTCCGCAATCCCTGGGAAGTTCCTGCGGCAGCCGGGCAAAGGATGAATCGTCGATGGTGCAACCCGAAGGGACGGGACCGGAACCGGCCGCAACCCGGCAACGGTCCGAAGCGGCGAGGAGCAGCGTTGAGGATGTCAAACGGAATTATAAGCAGATGCTGGAAAAACTGATCCAGCTTGATAAAATCGCTGAAGCCAAATATATGGTCCATGAATATGAGAAAAAGTTGCCGGCGGATTCGGAGATCGTTTGTATCAAAGCCGTCATTGCGGTGAGGGAGGGAAAACCCGATGAGGCGGGTGAAATGATCCTCTCCGGGCTGAGTCTGGAGCCGCTTAACGGTGATCTGTTATACAATCTGGCTTCCGTGCATGAGATCAAAAATAAACTTATCAGCGCCTACCGGATATTCCAACGATTGAGCAAGGTGTGCGGCTCTGAAATTTCGCCAGCCGTCAACGACAAGTTGGCGGAGTATGAAAAACTGGCCGTCATCAAGGAGTATAACCAAAGAAAGAAAGTCTTGATCATCGCCTATATCTTCCCCCCGCTGGGCGGTTCCGGCGTTCAGCGCACGTTAAAGTTCATTAAGTATTTGCGCGAATTCGGCTGGGAGCCGATCGTGGTGACGGTCGGGGAAGCGAACTTTTACTTCCGAGATGAGACCATGCTCTCCGAAATCCCCGAGGACCTCCAAATCCTGAGGATTCATGAGACGAGCGCCATCGGCAGTCAGGATGTCCAACAATTACTCGCTTTGTATCAAGGCGTCGTCCAAGACGCCGCATTGATGGCCAAATATATCCAAGAGCTGAATCGCTCCAAGGAAAATTTCAAGAAATTTATCTTCCTGCCGGAGCAGCCGATCGTCTGGGCCAAAACAGTCCTGGATAAAATCCCCAGCGAGATCGATTTCGATACGATCGACGGAATCTATACGACGTCCGGGCCCTATTCCGACCATATCGTGGGCTTTTACCTCCAACAAAAGTACGGCAAACCGTGGGTGGCGGATTTCAGGGATGAATGGACTAATAATCCGTATCTCCCCAATGTCGACAAACGCCACATCATCTACAAGATACAGCGGCGGATGGAAGAGGTCATTGTTAATAACGCCCATAAGGTCCTAAGCACAACGGAACTGGCGGCTGAAAACTATATCAAAGGTTTCAGGCTGAATCGGGAAAAGGTAGTTACGATTACCAACGGCTATGATGAGGATGATTTTCAAGCTATCGGCATTGTCGAACGGGAGCGGCGGAAATTTACCATTGTCCATAACGGGATCTTTTATATGATCAGAACGCCGGAGACTTTTTTGCAGGCTATCCGAAATTTAATCCGCAAGAAGTTGCTTCCCAAAGCAGAGATCGAGATCGCCTTCACCGGTACGGACAATGAAGAGCATTGGAAGCGGTACGTAGAAGAATTAAATCTAGCGGAGGTTGTCACTTTTCATGGCTATTTATCGCATCAAGACAGCCTGACGTTGGCTGCGAAAGCGGATCTTCTGCTGTTGGTCGTTGGAGCGGGAGAAAGCAATAAAGCGGTGTATACCGGCAAAGTTTTTGAATACTTGCGCTTGAGTAAGCCAATCCTGGCCCTTTCGCCCAGGGGGAGTTTGGTCGATGCGCTGATTCAGCGAACCGGTAGAGGCGAAAACATCGATTTTAACGATATTGCGGGCATCGAAAACTATCTGCTCCGGATGTATCGCGCTTGGCGCGAGGGGAAAATTGAAAACCTGCCGGTAACCCACGAAGTAAAACAATACGAGCGCCGGGAATTAACAAAGCGTCTCAGTGAAATTTTGAATGAAATCGCAGCTTCGAACGGCTTATCCGGCAGCGCTGAGGCGGCCCCTCGCGAATCGGAAAGAAACGACGAATTTTATGACCGCATCTATAAAACCGGCGGATGGAATCAGACTTATTTTAAGCACTATTCCGAGACGCATTACTTTCCGATGTGGGTCCAGGCGGCGGAGATGATGAAAGCTATTCCGGAGCCGAATATCATCGATATTGGTTGCGGACCGGGACAATTTGCGGAATATCTTTTTGATCAGGGAATGACGCAATACCGCGGGATCGATTTCAGTGTGGAAGCGATCCAAATGGCGAAAATCAGAAACGATAGATACCGTCAATTATTTCGGGTGGATAACGCCTATACCACCGATATATTCGATACGGCCTATAATACGGTGGTCCTATTTGAAGTACTGGAACACATCGAAGACGATCTGAAAGTTTTAGAACGAATCCGCGAGGGCGCGCAGGTCTTATTCAGCGTCCCCGACTTTTATTCCGCGGGCCATGTTCGATGGTTTGATTCGGAAATAAAAATCATCCAAAGATATCAGCGATTGATCCGGATCGGCAAGATTTCCACCTTTGCCATTGGGTTGAATACCAGAATTTATTTAATCCGGGGTATTAAGAATTAG
- a CDS encoding flagellin, whose product MRINHNIPALNAYRNLNAATGANSKAMEKLSSGLRINRAADDAAGLAISETMRGQLKGLNQATRNSQDAISLIQTAEGALTETHSILDRMRELANQASNDTYTANDRQEMQKEINQLKDEIDRIGNTTTFNNKNLLDGSASAIVSADNANTQVFARGAITNSGAFKLTIEATAGKAQIQKTNVFKISEGDVTSNLTIAAATGISQLEAGGLQHDDYTLTTDAAQAAGGTGTGDAAVTAVQFYRQNAGAALNIFGADAGADLAVADVDGAKNLSFMAEITGINGNSITYKIEWSSMANDGTTNSGTTNWTLNDVTAGQTLTLDSVGITLGGGTAAGLTVGDKQTFTLKADGDAAAHDAVTISGTATGTLANIVVAEGALDNKTSDFKVFSLDTTTGKSYAGTISTTIGGMGDGAATFTSEDGAGKTAALDTKLSSIDKFTDANGKFLLDQPQTLTLIQGDGKQTSVQLYASDTIQNVVDKLNQAIGEGLGQKDVLTNSADADKFVSFVTNPDSSGVESAESTIVIRSANAGADGKINIVGDEALISALGLSDVQGATESKFSVTVTDATNPSNMIAQNVSIQGNTLVGVVDKNVDVKFASNADIDITYNATTKEFTMANKAGSYTTTINLVGNAQTFQIGANEAQNMTAAIGDMRSAALGVDNILVTDRDSASKAITIIDKAINQVSAQRSSLGAIQNRLEHTINNLGVATENMTASESRIRDVDMASEMMEFTKMNILTQASQAMLAQANQKPQAVLQLLQG is encoded by the coding sequence ATGAGAATCAATCACAACATTCCCGCGTTAAATGCCTACCGGAACCTGAATGCCGCCACCGGAGCCAATTCCAAGGCGATGGAGAAACTATCCTCCGGCCTCCGGATCAACCGGGCCGCCGATGACGCCGCCGGCCTCGCCATCTCCGAAACCATGCGCGGCCAACTCAAAGGATTGAACCAAGCCACCCGCAACTCCCAGGACGCCATCTCCTTGATCCAAACCGCTGAAGGCGCGCTGACCGAGACCCACTCGATCCTCGACCGGATGCGCGAGTTGGCGAATCAGGCGTCGAACGACACCTATACCGCCAATGACCGTCAGGAGATGCAAAAGGAGATCAACCAGCTCAAAGACGAGATCGACCGGATCGGTAACACCACGACCTTCAACAATAAGAACCTGCTCGACGGTTCGGCCTCGGCCATCGTTTCCGCCGATAACGCCAATACTCAGGTCTTTGCGCGGGGCGCGATCACCAACAGCGGCGCATTTAAGCTGACCATCGAAGCCACCGCCGGCAAAGCCCAGATCCAGAAGACCAATGTTTTCAAGATCAGCGAAGGGGACGTGACCTCGAATCTTACCATTGCCGCAGCCACCGGAATCAGCCAATTGGAAGCTGGCGGTTTACAGCATGATGACTATACCTTAACGACCGATGCCGCTCAAGCGGCGGGCGGTACCGGGACGGGCGACGCCGCAGTGACCGCGGTGCAGTTTTACCGGCAGAATGCCGGCGCCGCGCTGAATATTTTCGGAGCTGACGCCGGCGCCGATTTGGCCGTCGCCGATGTGGACGGCGCCAAAAACCTGTCCTTCATGGCGGAGATCACTGGGATCAACGGGAATTCGATCACCTATAAGATCGAATGGTCCAGTATGGCCAATGACGGAACCACCAACTCCGGCACGACCAACTGGACCTTGAATGATGTGACCGCCGGCCAGACTTTGACCCTGGATTCCGTGGGCATTACGCTTGGCGGAGGCACTGCCGCCGGTTTGACGGTGGGCGACAAACAAACCTTTACGCTCAAAGCGGATGGGGATGCCGCGGCGCACGACGCCGTTACCATTAGCGGGACCGCCACCGGCACGTTGGCCAATATCGTGGTCGCCGAAGGGGCGCTCGACAATAAAACTTCCGACTTTAAAGTGTTTTCCCTGGACACCACTACCGGAAAAAGCTATGCCGGGACCATTTCCACCACCATCGGCGGCATGGGGGATGGCGCCGCGACCTTCACTTCCGAAGACGGCGCCGGCAAAACCGCGGCTTTGGATACCAAGCTTTCGAGCATTGATAAATTTACCGACGCCAATGGGAAGTTCCTGCTGGATCAGCCGCAGACACTGACCTTGATCCAAGGCGATGGCAAACAGACTTCGGTGCAGCTTTATGCCAGCGACACCATTCAAAATGTGGTCGATAAGCTGAATCAGGCCATCGGCGAGGGGCTCGGCCAAAAGGACGTATTGACGAATTCGGCCGACGCCGACAAGTTTGTCTCCTTCGTCACCAACCCCGATTCCAGCGGCGTCGAATCGGCGGAAAGCACCATTGTCATTCGCTCCGCGAACGCCGGCGCGGACGGCAAGATCAACATTGTCGGCGACGAAGCCTTAATCAGCGCTTTGGGTCTGTCGGATGTTCAAGGAGCGACCGAAAGCAAGTTCAGCGTCACGGTGACCGATGCCACCAATCCGTCCAATATGATCGCGCAGAACGTTTCAATTCAAGGCAACACCCTGGTCGGCGTGGTGGATAAGAATGTGGATGTAAAGTTCGCCAGTAACGCCGATATCGACATCACCTATAACGCCACGACCAAAGAGTTTACGATGGCCAATAAAGCGGGCAGTTACACGACAACCATCAACCTGGTCGGCAATGCCCAGACCTTCCAGATCGGCGCCAATGAAGCTCAAAACATGACCGCCGCCATCGGCGACATGCGCTCGGCCGCGCTCGGCGTGGACAATATTTTGGTTACGGACCGCGACTCCGCTTCCAAAGCCATCACCATCATCGACAAGGCGATCAACCAAGTTTCCGCCCAACGTTCCAGCCTCGGTGCGATTCAGAACCGCCTGGAGCATACCATCAATAACCTGGGCGTGGCCACCGAGAATATGACCGCCTCCGAGAGCCGCATCCGCGACGTCGACATGGCCTCCGAGATGATGGAATTCACCAAGATGAACATCTTGACCCAAGCCAGCCAAGCCATGCTGGCCCAGGCCAACCAGAAACCCCAAGCCGTTCTGCAACTGCTGCAAGGGTAA
- a CDS encoding flagellin produces the protein MRINHNIPALSAFRNLDSASNVMSKSMEKLSSGLRINRAADDAAGLAISETMRSQIKGLTQATRNSQDAISLIQTAEGALTETHAILDRMRELADQAANATYTANDRMEMQKEIDQLKDEIDRIGNTTTFNNKNLLDGSASAIISSDNANTSVFVRGAVTNSGAYTLSVDATAGQGQIQKTNVFKVKEGDVVSNLVYDASKSGISKVNVNGVQHGKYEIDIAAGNPAAGGPDASLTETSHYFQNGAASIFGTAPANVAANTAQNASLLFEVTGVAGDNVSYKISYHVVNLDGTVLDGETTASANLSAAGSIALGAGLPTIDYAAGLATNLKVGDKATYFIKADANTGVNDTVTSKYDANGDGDYADTGEAKTYVLNAGVLNNKASDFKMYSLDSNGKVYDSNIALTVGGLTTQAGAVTFTAEDGAGKLASLDTKLSAIDKFTDANGKFLLDQPKTITLIQGDGKKTSVQLYASDTLKDVVNKLNKAIADDLGQGEIVGAANADKFVSYVTTADPSGVEATGGSMVIRSAKAGTDGQINIVGDEEVIKALGLSNLQDATESNYSVTVTDATNPSNVIAQNVSIQGNKIVGVVDENVDVQFDSQADITTTWDATTKTFKAAANASSSYKTTINVVNNSQTFQIGANEGQDMTAAIGDMRAAALGVDNILITDRESASKAVTVIDAAKSRVSAQRSSLGAVQNRLEHTINNLGVATENMTASESRIRDVDMASEMMEYTKMNILSQASQAMLAQANQKPQQALQLLQG, from the coding sequence ATGAGAATCAACCACAACATCCCGGCATTATCCGCATTTCGCAACTTAGATTCCGCCAGCAATGTGATGTCCAAGTCGATGGAGAAACTCTCCTCGGGCCTGCGGATCAACCGGGCCGCCGACGACGCCGCGGGGCTCGCCATCTCCGAGACCATGCGCAGCCAGATCAAAGGCTTGACCCAAGCCACCCGCAACTCCCAGGACGCCATCTCCTTAATCCAGACCGCTGAAGGCGCGCTGACCGAGACCCACGCCATTCTCGACCGCATGCGCGAGCTGGCCGACCAAGCGGCCAACGCCACCTACACCGCGAATGACCGGATGGAGATGCAGAAAGAGATCGATCAACTGAAAGACGAGATCGACCGGATCGGCAACACCACCACCTTCAACAACAAGAACCTGCTCGACGGTTCCGCCTCGGCCATCATCTCCTCGGACAACGCCAACACCAGCGTCTTTGTGCGCGGCGCCGTCACCAACAGCGGCGCTTATACCCTGAGCGTCGACGCCACCGCCGGCCAGGGCCAGATCCAGAAGACCAACGTTTTCAAAGTCAAGGAAGGCGATGTAGTTTCCAATCTAGTCTATGACGCCAGTAAGTCCGGCATCAGCAAAGTGAACGTCAATGGAGTCCAACACGGTAAATACGAGATTGACATAGCCGCTGGAAATCCAGCCGCTGGTGGTCCGGATGCATCGTTAACAGAAACATCACATTATTTCCAAAATGGTGCGGCTAGTATCTTTGGAACTGCTCCGGCTAATGTTGCTGCCAACACGGCTCAAAACGCTTCGCTTCTATTTGAGGTGACAGGCGTTGCCGGAGATAATGTATCTTACAAGATCAGTTATCATGTTGTTAACCTGGATGGCACTGTTTTAGATGGTGAGACAACAGCCTCTGCCAATTTATCCGCGGCCGGCAGCATTGCGCTGGGAGCCGGGTTGCCTACAATTGACTATGCTGCCGGGCTTGCCACTAATTTGAAAGTTGGGGATAAGGCAACTTACTTTATCAAGGCGGATGCCAACACTGGTGTCAATGACACAGTTACCTCCAAATATGACGCAAACGGCGACGGCGATTATGCTGATACCGGAGAAGCAAAAACATATGTTTTGAATGCGGGTGTCCTCAACAATAAGGCCAGTGACTTCAAAATGTATTCTCTGGATTCAAACGGAAAGGTTTATGACAGCAATATTGCTTTAACGGTCGGTGGTTTAACTACTCAAGCAGGTGCTGTGACCTTCACCGCTGAAGACGGTGCCGGCAAATTGGCTTCTTTGGATACCAAACTCTCCGCCATCGATAAGTTCACCGACGCCAACGGCAAATTCCTGCTGGATCAACCGAAGACCATTACCCTGATCCAGGGAGATGGCAAAAAAACCTCGGTCCAACTGTACGCCAGCGACACGCTCAAAGATGTGGTCAATAAATTGAACAAAGCCATTGCCGATGATCTGGGCCAAGGCGAGATCGTGGGCGCGGCCAATGCCGACAAATTTGTCTCTTACGTTACCACCGCCGACCCCTCCGGCGTGGAGGCCACCGGCGGCAGCATGGTCATCCGCTCCGCCAAAGCCGGAACCGACGGCCAGATCAACATCGTGGGCGACGAGGAAGTCATCAAGGCGCTCGGCCTTTCCAACCTGCAAGACGCCACCGAGAGCAACTATAGCGTGACGGTGACCGACGCCACCAATCCGTCCAACGTCATCGCCCAGAACGTCTCCATCCAGGGCAACAAGATCGTCGGCGTGGTCGACGAGAATGTCGATGTCCAGTTTGACAGCCAGGCTGATATCACCACCACCTGGGACGCGACGACCAAAACCTTCAAAGCGGCCGCCAATGCTTCCAGCTCTTACAAAACCACCATTAACGTGGTGAATAATTCGCAGACCTTCCAGATCGGCGCCAACGAGGGCCAAGACATGACCGCCGCCATCGGCGACATGCGCGCGGCCGCGCTCGGCGTGGATAACATCCTGATCACCGACAGGGAATCCGCTTCCAAAGCCGTGACCGTCATCGACGCGGCGAAGAGCCGGGTATCGGCCCAACGGTCCAGCCTCGGCGCGGTCCAAAACCGCCTGGAACACACCATCAACAACCTGGGCGTGGCCACCGAGAATATGACCGCCTCCGAGAGCCGCATCCGCGACGTCGATATGGCTTCCGAGATGATGGAGTACACCAAGATGAACATCCTCAGCCAAGCCAGCCAGGCGATGTTGGCCCAAGCCAACCAGAAACCGCAACAAGCGCTGCAACTGTTGCAGGGCTAA
- a CDS encoding stage V sporulation T C-terminal domain-containing protein, which translates to MAMAGIVRRVDDLGRVVIPKEIRKILWIGDGDSIEIVVNRDGEVILRKHSPAGRLGDFAQDYADSLYESTGHEVCIADREKVIAVAGAPAEEFLNKPLAVAVARSIMERKTVRMSRPGSHPYCAGCPRAETGRCRFTAQVIVPICTGGEPIGVMILSTQEPHGSIGELEAQIVETAAEFLAKQMKQ; encoded by the coding sequence ATGGCGATGGCTGGGATTGTGCGGCGGGTCGACGACTTAGGGCGAGTGGTCATTCCCAAGGAAATTCGAAAAATTTTATGGATCGGCGACGGCGATTCGATTGAGATTGTGGTAAACCGGGACGGCGAAGTCATTCTCAGAAAACATTCTCCCGCCGGCCGACTCGGCGATTTTGCGCAGGACTACGCCGACTCGCTGTATGAGTCGACCGGACATGAAGTCTGCATTGCCGACCGGGAAAAAGTGATCGCCGTTGCCGGCGCGCCGGCGGAAGAGTTTCTGAATAAGCCCCTCGCCGTGGCGGTCGCGCGAAGCATCATGGAACGCAAAACCGTGCGGATGTCCAGACCCGGCTCGCACCCGTACTGCGCGGGATGCCCCAGGGCAGAGACGGGGCGCTGCAGATTCACCGCTCAGGTGATTGTTCCGATTTGCACGGGAGGAGAGCCGATCGGCGTCATGATCCTCTCCACTCAGGAGCCGCATGGATCCATCGGCGAATTGGAGGCTCAGATCGTCGAGACTGCCGCCGAATTTTTAGCGAAACAAATGAAACAGTAG